The Chitinophaga niabensis genome segment TGAACACCCTTGATATCAACGAGCAGATAGATATCCTCAATGCCTATCTTTTTTCGCTGGTGCAGAAGAATAAAGTACCGGTAGACAGTAGTACCCAATTTGCCATCAACAGTATCATTACCTCCAAAGGCAATGTGCCCCTGAAAGAGCTGCTGGATAAACTGAACATGTCTGAAAGGAATTTCGAACGTAAGTTCAAAGAAATAGTGGGTATTTCTCCCAAGATGTTTTCCCGTATCTGCAAGTTCCAGGCTTCGCTGAACCAGCTGCGCAATAATGAGTTCGATAAACTGAGCGATATCGCTTTTGAGAATGAGTATTCAGATCAGTCTCACTTTATCCGCACCTTCAAAGAGTTCACAGGCATCTCACCTTATCAGTTCAGCAAACAATCCCAGGAAGTGATCGAGAACTTCCCTGAATGGAAAATTTAGGGCTGTCGGTTTTGTTCTATTTTCCCGAAACACACCGTCATAGCTTTGTTTAAGAAATAACAATACTATGATAGCCATTACAGGTGCTAACGGGAATTTAGGTAAAGCCACTATCCGGTTCCTGCTGAAGAAAACAAAACCAGGCAACATTATAGCCGTAGTAAGGGACCCGGCCACCATGCATGACCTTAACGTGCAGGTGCGCAAGGCTGATTATGAAAACCTGGATAGCTTAAATGCTGCATTTAAAGGGGTGGATAAACTCCTGCAGATCTCCGCAACCAGCATGGGGGAGGGAGGTATCCGGCAGGAAACAAATGTGGTACGCGCTGCTCTGCAACAGGAGGTAAAACATATTGTATACACCGGTTCCATAAAACCTTCTGCACTGGCCAATTTTTATGCTACCCACCAGGCATTGGCCAC includes the following:
- a CDS encoding helix-turn-helix transcriptional regulator, whose protein sequence is MKFEQIQPPAYLREHVRYIWTLQSTAMDATPRTFAPVADGCPGLIFQQSDFVRFYDQDEKKLPDLFLYGQSTKHTTLHAPGKFNTIGIYFYPQALKSIFGINAEELTNTCVDVNLLSMKQGFRLSEQLLNTLDINEQIDILNAYLFSLVQKNKVPVDSSTQFAINSIITSKGNVPLKELLDKLNMSERNFERKFKEIVGISPKMFSRICKFQASLNQLRNNEFDKLSDIAFENEYSDQSHFIRTFKEFTGISPYQFSKQSQEVIENFPEWKI